The DNA segment TCGCTTCAGGCGATGAGTCCGGGGCGGTGACTTCGCCGGCCGACCGCAACGCACGGGTGCGCCGCATTCTCCTGTGGGTCCTGCTCGCGAACGTGGCGGTGATCGCGGCGAAGTTGCTCGTGGGGCTGCGTACGGGATCGATCGCCGTGCTGGGCGACGCGGCCCACTCGGGTGTCGATGCGATCAACAACGTCGTGGGTCTCGCCGCGATGCGCCTCGCGGCCGCCCCGCCGGACGCCGAGCATCCCTACGGACACGGCAAGTTCGAGACGCTCGCGGCGCTCGCCGTGGCGGCGTTCCTCTCCGTCACCTGCTTCGAACTCGTGCAGAGCGCGCTCGACCGCCTGATTCGAGGCGGGGCTCCCCCGGATATCGAACCCGTGATGATGGGCGTGCTCGCCGCGGCGCTCGTCGTGAACGGGGCGGTCGCGCTGGGCGAAGCGCGGGCGAGCCGGAGGTTGTCGAGCGAGATCCTCGCGGCCGACGCGCGGCACACCGCGTCCGACGTCCTGGTTACGGCCGGAGTGCTGGTCGGGCTTGCGGTCACCGAGTGGACCGGCTGGGCCCCGGCCGATGCGTGGCTCGCCCTCGCCGTGGCGCTCGTCGTGGCGCGCTCCGGATACAAGATCTTCCGCGAGACCATCCCCGTCCTCGTCGACGAACGGGCCGTCGATCCGCGGGAGATCGAAGGCGTGGCGAGCGCGGTGCCCGGCGTGCGCGCCGTGACGGGGGTTCGTTCGCGCGGCAAGTCGGTCGGGCGCTTCGCGGAACTCACGATCCGGGTCGCCCCCGGCGAAACGGTGGTCAGCGCCCACGAAATCGCCGATGAAGTGGAGCGGAAGGTCGCGGCCCAGATCGGATTCACCGACGTGACCGTGCACGTCGAACCGCACGATTAGCCCGGAGTCGGCTCAACGACCCAGAGGCAGTGATCCGCCCCCGTGGCTTCGCACTGTGGGTGCGAGACGCCGCCCTCCCCTCCCCGATACGTGCGGAACGACTCGTCGACGATCCCCGACAGGATTTCGCAGCCGCGTCCCCCCTTATCGGCTGTGGCCAGCACCGGGAGTCCGCGTTCGATCACGAGCCCGTTCATCCCCTTCGCAATCCGGATCTTCGAGGTGGGGCTCAGACGGCGGGCGATTTTCTTCACTCGCCCCCAGGCGAGGATCCGGCGGAGACCGGAAGGGATCAGCCGCCAGCCGAAGCGCAGGGTCAGGCGTGCGCCGCGGCCGAACGCCTCATGCGTGACCCGGCGTCCCGTGGCGGCGAAGATCTCCGGAGCATCGATCCGTTTCGCGACGAGTTCGAACAGGCTCGCGACTTCGGCGGCGCGCACATCCCCGCCATCCTCCTCGTAGCGGCGAATCTGCTTGAGCACGACACTCGACAGCCCCAGCCGCCGGCGCAGGTTCAGGGAGAGGTCCATTTCCTCGAGTTCCCGCGGATCTTCGGGCGTGTCGAGGTCCCTGAGGGTCAGCAGGAGGGCGAGCGGAATGTGAACGGGGATCTCGCCCTCGAACTCCCCGTCTTGTGCGCGCGGAGAATCAACCGGCATCATGGGTCGCAAGGCTACGGCGGCACTTCCGGGCCTGCAAGCGGCGCGGACGCCGGGGCCCCCCTTAATGGGAGGCGTCATGAATGCACCCGTCTCGAAGGAAACCACCCACGCCGTGCTCCGGGTCACCGCCGGCCTCATGCTGTGGCAGCACGGAGCCCAGAAGCTCCTCGGAATGTTCGGCGCGACCGCCGTCGAGTCCTGGTTCGCGTGGCCGCGCGGCATCGCGGGACTCATCGAGTTCTTCCTGCCGATCCTCATCATTCTCGGGGTCCGGACGCGGTGGGTCGCCTTCATCCTCACGGGGCACTTCGCGGTCGTGTACTGGTGGCGCCACTTCTTCGCGCGCGACATGGAGTTCTGGCCGATCGTGAACGGCGGAGAACTCGCCATCCTGTACTGCGCCATCTTCCTCTTCCTGTGGACGACGGGCAACGGGAAGTTCAGCCTGGACCACATGGTCCCCGGCCCCGGCCGGGAGGAGTAGCCTCAAGTTGTTCGGTCGCCGTTCCGGCCCCATCTTGTGCGGCCGGACGGCGGCCGCCGCAGGGTGCCGCCGTCTCGGCTTTTGCCACGCGCTGCTGGTGCATCTCCCCGGCGTGATCCCGTAGACGGAGCGGACCCGCGACCCATGTACGACCCGAGCGCCATCGAATCCCGATGGCAGGACTGGTGGGAGGAGAACGGGACGAACGAGCCCGACCTCGACGCTGCCGAGCGTCCGTTCTTCAACCTCATGATGTATCCGTATCCGTCGGCCGAGGGGCTCCATGTCGGGAACCTGTACGCCTTCACGGGGGCCGACATTTACGGGCGTTTCCGACGCCTGCTGGGCGATGACGTCTTCGAGCCCATCGGATACGACGCGTTCGGTATCCACTCGGAGAACCACGCGCTCAAGGTCGACACGCACCCGATGGAGTTGATCCCCTCGAACATCCGGAACTTCGAACGGATGCTGAGGGCGGCGGGTCTCATGGCGGACTGGTCCCGCACGGTCGATACG comes from the Candidatus Palauibacter soopunensis genome and includes:
- a CDS encoding cation diffusion facilitator family transporter, with the translated sequence MTSPADRNARVRRILLWVLLANVAVIAAKLLVGLRTGSIAVLGDAAHSGVDAINNVVGLAAMRLAAAPPDAEHPYGHGKFETLAALAVAAFLSVTCFELVQSALDRLIRGGAPPDIEPVMMGVLAAALVVNGAVALGEARASRRLSSEILAADARHTASDVLVTAGVLVGLAVTEWTGWAPADAWLALAVALVVARSGYKIFRETIPVLVDERAVDPREIEGVASAVPGVRAVTGVRSRGKSVGRFAELTIRVAPGETVVSAHEIADEVERKVAAQIGFTDVTVHVEPHD
- a CDS encoding DoxX family protein; amino-acid sequence: MNAPVSKETTHAVLRVTAGLMLWQHGAQKLLGMFGATAVESWFAWPRGIAGLIEFFLPILIILGVRTRWVAFILTGHFAVVYWWRHFFARDMEFWPIVNGGELAILYCAIFLFLWTTGNGKFSLDHMVPGPGREE